A portion of the Chiroxiphia lanceolata isolate bChiLan1 chromosome 10, bChiLan1.pri, whole genome shotgun sequence genome contains these proteins:
- the ARL14 gene encoding ADP-ribosylation factor-like protein 14, producing the protein MGHQNTKPHREKQANIVMLGLDSAGKSTLLYKLRYKDAFLTTPTIGFNVDMIETGRDFTLTFWDVGGQEKMRQVWSNFLEGTDGLLYVVDSSDKRRLEESRREFELILRNESIKNVPVVVLANKQDLPGALNAEEITRRFKMKKYCSDRTWYVQPCCAITGEGLEEALHRVTTFAKQYSRSKESFKILKEFETL; encoded by the coding sequence ATGGGCCACCAGAACACCAAACCCCACAGAGAGAAGCAAGCCAATATAGTGATGCTGGGACTGGATTCTGCAGGAAAATCCACGCTGTTGTACAAGCTCAGGTATAAAGATGCTTTTCTGACCACGCCAACCATCGGCTTTAATGTGGATATGATCGAAACCGGGAGAGATTTCACACTGACGTTTTGGGATGTTGGAGGGCAAGAGAAAATGAGGCAGGTCTGGAGCAATTTCCTGGAGGGCACAGATGGACTGCTGTACGTGGTGGACAGCTCTGATAAGCGACGGCTGGAGGAATCCAGGAGAGAGTTTGAGCTCATCTTGAGGAATGAATCCATAAAAAACGTGCCGGTCGTGGTGCTGGCGAACAAGCAGGACTTGCCTGGAGCTTTGAACGCCGAGGAAATCACCAGGAGGTTCAAGATGAAGAAGTactgcagtgacaggacttgGTACgtgcagccctgctgtgccatcactggagaggggctggaagAAGCTCTCCATAGAGTGACCACGTTTGCCAAACAGTACAGCAGATCCAAGGAGTCCTTCAAAATCCTGAAGGAATTCGAAACACTTTAA
- the B3GALNT1 gene encoding UDP-GalNAc:beta-1,3-N-acetylgalactosaminyltransferase 1: MTLIPVGATYRRPLKWVFVFLLVFSMVTMLYITFPSNAVLEKVNLMYFYEYEPVYKQNYLFTLRERWKCRDIHPFLVILVSSRPKEVKARQAIRITWGSRSSWGSHRVLTLFLLGQDTQRGDNAAELSVEDESILYGDIIQQDFVDTYDNLTLKTIMGFQWVSEFCPSTRFLMKTDSDVFINTPNLVKFLLQRNSSETLFTGYPLINNFAYRGSDKTRSISYQEYPFRLYPPYCSGLGYVLDGKLALRIYELMSHVKPVKFEDVYVGICLNILKVNVSVPEDAEQFFLYKVNFDVCKYRHLIAVHGLAPSELIQSWQDLSSSNSVTCL; encoded by the coding sequence ATGACACTTATTCCAGTGGGTGCCACTTACAGGAGGCCCTTGAAGTGGGTTTTTGTGTTTCTCCTGGTGTTTTCCATGGTAACAATGTTGTACATAACCTTTCCTTCCAACGCTGTGCTTGAGAAGGTGAACCTGATGTATTTTTATGAGTATGAACCCGTTTACAAGCAGAACTACCTGTTCACGCTGCGGGAGCGCTGGAAGTGCCGGGACATCCACCCATTCCTGGTCATCCTGGTGTCTTCCAGGCCGAAGGAGGTGAAGGCCAGGCAGGCCATCAGGATAACGTGGGGCTCTCGGAGCTCCTGGGGGAGCCACCGAGTCCTGACCCTGTTCTTGCTGGGGCAGGACACCCAGAGGGGAGACAACGCGGCAGAACTGTCGGTGGAGGACGAGAGCATCCTCTATGGAGACATCATCCAGCAGGATTTCGTGGACACCTACGACAACCTCACCCTGAAGACCATCATGGGGTTCCAATGGGTCTCCGAGTTCTGCCCCAGCACCAGGTTCCTCATGAAGACTGACAGTGATGTCTTCATCAACACCCCCAACCTGGTGAAGTTCCTGCTGCAGCGGAATTCCTCGGAGACCCTTTTCACTGGTTACCCCCTCATCAACAACTTTGCCTACAGGGGCTCTGACAAAACCAGATCCATCTCCTACCAGGAATACCCCTTCAGGTTGTACCCTCCCTACTGCAGTGGGTTGGGCTATGTCCTGGATGGAAAGCTGGCCCTGAGGATTTATGAGCTGATGAGCCACGTCAAACCCGTGAAATTTGAGGATGTTTATGTTGGAATTTGCTTAAATATTCTTAAAGTCAACGTCAGTGTTCCAGAAGATGCAGAACAGTTCTTCCTGTATAAAGTTAATTTTGATGTCTGTAAGTACAGGCATCTGATTGCAGTTCATGGCCTTGCACCGAGTGAACTCATCCAGTCTTGGCAGGATTTGTCATCCAGCAATTCCGTGACTTGCCTTTGA